In Actinomycetota bacterium, the following proteins share a genomic window:
- a CDS encoding metalloregulator ArsR/SmtB family transcription factor, producing the protein MGDPHRRRILALLAEAPRPVGALAEALPISRPAVSRHLRLLKEAGLVEEEAQGTRRIYRLHDDGLAAVQRYLLDVWGEAAARFRLTAENTR; encoded by the coding sequence TTGGGCGACCCGCACCGGCGCCGGATCCTGGCCCTGCTGGCCGAGGCGCCCCGGCCGGTGGGGGCGCTGGCCGAGGCCCTGCCCATCAGCCGGCCGGCGGTGTCGCGCCACCTCCGGCTCCTCAAGGAGGCCGGCCTCGTGGAGGAGGAGGCCCAGGGCACGCGCCGTATCTACCGGCTGCACGACGACGGCCTGGCCGCCGTCCAGCGTTACCTGCTCGACGTGTGGGGCGAGGCCGCGGCCCGCTTCCGCCTGACGGCCGAGAACACCCGGTGA
- a CDS encoding cupin domain-containing protein has product MGVTARPKEMQMARISKQETATVYEMEGFEGRYEDLDGYTVGWESYTEDADPSPLFAGLPGDRCQCPHWGVVLRGTLVYTYDDGSEDVIGAGEAYYARPGHLPRFTAGTDVVEFSPTDELAKTIEVVMSNLASMAGAGG; this is encoded by the coding sequence ATGGGGGTGACTGCTCGACCGAAGGAGATGCAGATGGCCAGGATCAGCAAGCAGGAAACGGCGACCGTCTACGAGATGGAGGGCTTCGAGGGCCGCTATGAGGACCTGGACGGCTATACCGTCGGGTGGGAGTCCTACACCGAGGACGCCGACCCCAGCCCACTGTTCGCCGGCCTACCCGGGGACCGTTGCCAGTGCCCGCACTGGGGTGTCGTGCTCCGCGGCACCCTGGTTTACACCTACGACGACGGCTCTGAGGACGTAATCGGGGCGGGCGAGGCCTACTACGCCCGGCCCGGGCACCTGCCCAGGTTCACCGCTGGGACCGACGTGGTCGAGTTCAGCCCGACCGACGAGCTGGCCAAGACGATCGAAGTGGTCATGTCCAACCTGGCGTCGATGGCCGGCGCAGGCGGCTGA
- a CDS encoding AAA family ATPase, producing MARFVGRGREVAQFEVALARVAGGRGGLVLVTGEAGIGKTRLCEEVTDRAGAAGVAVGWARCWEAGAPPLWPWEQLLGERGMRTGLPERPAGSMGEEPELARLRFFDETAASVVGAARAQPWLLVIDDLHWADVASLLLLAYLAPQLRTAPVLVVATIRDGEVGPGSPLQEPLTDLGRHASFTSLGPMAPDELASLVDPDPDPGFGPGPVASVAGTASTPGLPSGPGTGIDPGTLFELSRGNPLFARELARLLGPDGIGPAAPPRGVGGVPVPPTVRAVVTHRLRRLSTPCRDLLSVCAVAGQPSVELVEAVSGLDRAAVLAAVDEAQGARVIEAAGLAVYAFTHPLWRAAVYEDLGVARRVRLHEQIGLALEQKAGTGREVDSAILAHHFVEAGPGGGAGRAVPYAVAAAEAARARLAFEDAAALYETALASLDEAPTAADRAEVLLGLGEAQAAAGWMADARESHLAAARLARAHGRPDQLARSALGLGGRSGFEVVLADREQIDLLEEALRATEGGPAGLRALVAARLSVALSLTGADERRRALSEEALVSARRSGDDTVLAACLAAHCDTIAGPEGNDRRLAASTEIIALATGAGDAPTELLGRRLRLVALLERGDMGGADAEIEAYARLASVVGQAAYRWYVPLWRAMRALMRGDIVGAERFLGEAHDLGVAAGSGNAHILVEGLRWFVMRAKGDAEGPFAVLGMLSELEPVLGAQIRVSMAVVLAEAGRLDEARAGLDRLAQALPALPRDSEWVAVMGQLAESIAMVGGHPVASWAYDALRPFGHMCGVEGIGAVCWGSVERPLGLLAASLGRRTEAVAHFDAAERANRSLGAPLLVATTLSEGGLALHDSSRLAAALAAYRELGLGARVAELEAHLSGTGGENVFRREGDVWDLRFAGRSAHLKDVKGLRDLARLLERPGTEMAALDLAGTVGAPHQIDIGPVLDEGARRAYRARLADLDTELEAADVAGDAARSERAQKEKEAIAAQLAGAVGLGGRARRMGASSERARQAVTWRVRDAIGRVAAVHPELGEHLRRCIRTGTYCAYEPPGPVTWSV from the coding sequence ATGGCCCGGTTCGTGGGACGGGGGCGGGAGGTCGCGCAGTTCGAGGTCGCGCTGGCCCGGGTGGCAGGGGGCCGGGGCGGCCTGGTGCTCGTGACGGGGGAGGCCGGGATCGGCAAGACGCGGCTGTGCGAAGAGGTGACCGACCGCGCCGGTGCCGCCGGCGTGGCGGTGGGCTGGGCCCGCTGCTGGGAGGCGGGGGCACCACCGCTGTGGCCGTGGGAGCAGTTGCTCGGTGAGCGGGGCATGAGGACCGGCCTTCCCGAGCGCCCAGCGGGGTCGATGGGCGAGGAGCCGGAGCTTGCCCGCCTACGGTTCTTTGACGAGACGGCGGCGTCGGTGGTGGGCGCCGCTCGTGCCCAGCCCTGGCTGCTGGTGATCGACGATCTTCACTGGGCCGACGTGGCGTCTCTGCTGCTGCTTGCCTACCTGGCACCGCAGTTGCGGACCGCCCCGGTGCTTGTGGTGGCCACCATCAGGGACGGCGAGGTCGGACCGGGGTCACCGCTGCAAGAGCCGCTGACCGACCTCGGCCGCCACGCGTCCTTCACCTCTCTCGGGCCCATGGCTCCCGACGAGTTGGCCTCCCTAGTCGACCCTGACCCCGACCCTGGCTTTGGGCCGGGTCCCGTGGCGAGTGTGGCCGGCACCGCGAGCACCCCCGGTCTGCCGTCTGGGCCTGGCACCGGGATCGACCCGGGCACCCTGTTCGAGCTCTCCCGAGGAAACCCCCTGTTCGCCCGGGAGCTGGCCCGCCTGCTGGGGCCGGATGGCATAGGGCCCGCGGCCCCGCCACGAGGCGTCGGCGGAGTGCCTGTCCCCCCGACCGTGCGGGCCGTCGTGACGCACCGGCTGAGGAGGCTGTCCACCCCGTGCCGCGACCTGCTGTCGGTGTGTGCCGTGGCCGGCCAGCCCTCGGTCGAGCTCGTCGAGGCGGTCAGCGGTCTTGACCGCGCCGCAGTCCTCGCGGCGGTCGACGAGGCTCAGGGCGCCCGCGTGATTGAGGCTGCCGGTCTGGCTGTCTACGCATTCACGCACCCGCTGTGGAGGGCCGCGGTGTACGAGGACCTAGGGGTGGCCCGCCGCGTACGCCTGCACGAACAGATCGGGCTGGCCCTGGAGCAGAAGGCGGGCACGGGCCGCGAGGTCGACTCAGCCATCCTGGCCCACCACTTCGTCGAGGCCGGCCCCGGGGGCGGTGCGGGGCGAGCCGTCCCCTACGCCGTGGCGGCGGCCGAGGCCGCACGGGCCCGGCTGGCCTTCGAGGACGCGGCCGCTCTCTACGAAACAGCACTGGCCAGCCTCGACGAGGCGCCGACGGCCGCTGACCGGGCCGAGGTCCTGCTGGGCCTAGGCGAGGCCCAGGCCGCGGCCGGCTGGATGGCCGACGCCCGTGAGAGCCACCTCGCGGCCGCTCGGCTCGCCCGGGCCCACGGTCGCCCCGACCAACTCGCCCGGTCTGCCCTGGGCCTCGGGGGCCGGAGCGGGTTCGAGGTCGTGCTGGCCGACCGCGAGCAGATCGACCTGCTCGAAGAGGCGCTCCGGGCGACCGAGGGTGGGCCGGCAGGCCTTAGGGCGCTGGTGGCCGCCCGGCTATCGGTCGCGCTGTCGCTGACGGGCGCTGACGAGCGGCGCCGGGCGTTGAGCGAGGAGGCCTTGGTGTCCGCCCGCCGTTCGGGTGACGACACGGTGCTGGCCGCCTGCCTGGCCGCCCACTGCGACACCATCGCCGGGCCCGAGGGGAACGACCGGCGTCTGGCGGCGTCGACCGAGATCATCGCCTTGGCCACGGGAGCAGGTGACGCCCCCACCGAGCTGCTCGGCCGTCGGCTACGGCTGGTCGCCCTCTTGGAACGAGGCGATATGGGCGGCGCCGACGCCGAGATCGAGGCCTACGCCCGTCTCGCCTCCGTCGTCGGCCAGGCCGCCTACCGGTGGTACGTGCCGCTGTGGCGTGCCATGAGGGCCCTGATGCGCGGGGACATCGTCGGGGCGGAGCGGTTCCTCGGTGAGGCCCACGATCTCGGGGTCGCGGCCGGGAGCGGCAACGCCCACATCCTGGTCGAGGGCCTCCGCTGGTTCGTCATGCGGGCCAAAGGTGACGCTGAGGGCCCGTTCGCCGTCCTCGGCATGCTTTCCGAGCTCGAGCCGGTGCTGGGCGCCCAGATCAGGGTGTCAATGGCAGTGGTGCTGGCCGAGGCCGGGCGCCTCGACGAGGCCCGGGCCGGGCTGGACAGGCTCGCCCAGGCGTTACCGGCTCTTCCCCGCGACTCCGAGTGGGTGGCGGTCATGGGCCAGCTGGCCGAGTCGATCGCCATGGTTGGGGGACACCCGGTCGCCTCCTGGGCTTACGACGCGTTGCGGCCATTCGGCCATATGTGCGGAGTGGAGGGGATCGGGGCGGTGTGCTGGGGGTCCGTGGAGCGGCCCCTCGGCCTGCTGGCCGCCTCGCTCGGGCGCCGGACCGAGGCCGTAGCCCACTTCGACGCCGCCGAGCGCGCCAACCGTTCGTTGGGGGCGCCCTTGCTCGTGGCCACGACCTTGAGCGAGGGGGGCTTGGCCCTGCACGACTCATCGCGCCTGGCGGCCGCGCTGGCTGCTTACCGCGAGCTGGGCCTCGGGGCGAGGGTGGCCGAACTCGAGGCGCACCTGTCCGGGACGGGGGGCGAGAACGTCTTCCGGCGCGAGGGCGACGTGTGGGACCTTCGATTTGCGGGCCGCAGCGCCCACCTGAAGGACGTCAAGGGCCTGCGCGACCTGGCCCGCCTGCTGGAGCGACCGGGTACCGAGATGGCTGCCCTCGATCTGGCGGGGACGGTCGGGGCACCGCACCAGATCGACATCGGTCCCGTGCTCGACGAGGGTGCCCGCCGGGCCTACCGGGCGCGGCTGGCCGACCTCGACACCGAGTTGGAGGCGGCCGACGTCGCGGGCGACGCCGCCCGTTCGGAGCGGGCTCAGAAGGAGAAGGAGGCCATCGCCGCCCAACTGGCCGGAGCCGTGGGGCTGGGAGGCCGGGCACGCCGGATGGGGGCGAGCAGCGAGAGGGCTCGTCAGGCTGTGACCTGGCGAGTCCGCGATGCCATTGGCAGGGTCGCGGCTGTCCACCCCGAACTGGGCGAGCACCTCCGGCGCTGCATACGCACGGGGACCTACTGCGCCTACGAACCGCCGGGGCCAGTGACTTGGTCGGTCTGA
- a CDS encoding family 10 glycosylhydrolase, with protein MLQRGKHSLKGAVLVALALVAGACTSTGNGQFGQGAPRPPQASTAPAVPPPVTPPVAQVELPRPLKAAWAHLFSDDLKTQAGLDRVLDDAASSGLNAVFVQVVRRHDAYYRSEVLPPTPDPALDPGFDVLAAAVAGGRARGLQVHAWFTVATAWHESYRGLDLPAGHVTREHGPGTADPWMTVSASGTQSREYFDIGLTELQDHVAGVVADIAGRYDVDGVHLDYVRYDGAQWGYHPRALERFRAETGHQGTPAASDPGWTAWKREQSRTIVERARGALAGTRPGALLSAAVIAQQAGPSASPGGFSGTRAYADYAQDWAAWVSDGLVDLAVPMVYMREAVAEHAGWFRQWLAFASELDQGPGAVATGIGGWLNPVDASLVQARLALEHTAGVAVFSYQQDTSNARHGTLLRELATL; from the coding sequence GTGCTCCAGCGCGGCAAGCACAGCCTGAAGGGGGCCGTGCTGGTGGCTCTCGCCCTCGTGGCCGGTGCGTGTACGTCGACCGGCAACGGCCAGTTCGGCCAAGGGGCTCCGCGACCGCCCCAGGCGAGCACGGCTCCCGCGGTGCCCCCGCCCGTGACCCCGCCGGTGGCCCAGGTCGAGCTGCCCCGGCCCCTCAAGGCGGCCTGGGCCCACCTCTTCAGCGACGATCTCAAGACCCAGGCGGGGCTCGACCGCGTGCTCGACGACGCGGCGTCGTCGGGGCTCAACGCGGTGTTCGTACAGGTCGTGCGCCGTCACGACGCCTACTACCGGTCCGAGGTGCTGCCCCCCACACCCGACCCGGCCCTGGACCCCGGCTTCGACGTGCTCGCCGCCGCGGTGGCCGGCGGGCGCGCCCGGGGCCTTCAGGTCCACGCCTGGTTCACCGTGGCCACGGCCTGGCACGAGTCCTACCGGGGGCTCGACCTGCCCGCCGGCCACGTCACCCGCGAGCACGGGCCTGGTACGGCCGACCCGTGGATGACGGTCTCGGCCTCGGGCACCCAGAGCCGGGAGTACTTCGACATCGGCTTGACCGAACTGCAAGACCACGTAGCGGGCGTCGTCGCCGACATCGCCGGCCGGTACGACGTGGACGGCGTGCACCTCGACTACGTGCGCTACGACGGCGCCCAGTGGGGCTACCACCCCCGGGCCCTCGAACGCTTCCGGGCCGAGACCGGTCATCAGGGCACGCCCGCGGCCTCGGACCCGGGATGGACGGCATGGAAGCGGGAGCAGAGCCGCACGATCGTCGAGCGCGCCCGCGGGGCCCTGGCCGGGACCCGGCCCGGGGCGCTGCTCAGCGCGGCCGTGATCGCCCAGCAGGCCGGCCCCTCGGCGTCGCCTGGGGGGTTCAGCGGTACCCGGGCCTACGCCGACTACGCCCAGGACTGGGCCGCGTGGGTGTCCGACGGCTTGGTCGACCTGGCCGTGCCCATGGTCTACATGCGCGAGGCGGTGGCTGAACACGCGGGCTGGTTCCGCCAGTGGCTGGCGTTCGCGTCCGAGCTCGACCAGGGCCCGGGGGCGGTGGCCACCGGCATCGGGGGCTGGCTGAACCCGGTCGACGCCAGCCTCGTCCAGGCCCGCCTGGCCCTTGAGCACACCGCCGGGGTGGCCGTCTTCTCGTACCAGCAGGACACCAGCAACGCCCGCCACGGCACCTTGCTGCGCGAGCTCGCAACGCTCTGA